The genomic window CTGAAATGGCCTTTTTTCAAGGTGTGATTAATGTACCTTGGCAGTCAATAGGATGTGAGTAATTGTGGCTAATTCCAAAAGTGAAAATAATGAGGAAAAAAGGACTCGGAGTGCTGTAGCACAGTGGTGTGAGGATTCTTGTGTAGTATTTAACGACTCATTCTGTGCAAAGAAAAGCATGGCAATGCTTGCATCTTGCTTGAAAGAAGATATATTTAGTGTTCTGCAGGGAAGATGTGATTAAAGGGCATTTTCCTTAGACCATGATTAGCAGTCACTTGCCAGTAATCGCCAGTGGTTGCAAACTCCACCCTGCAGTTCCTGTTTCTGTTGCAGGAGTATCTAGCCAGCTATTTCAAATTCAGCCATGGTCTTGTGGCCTTTCTGTTTATAGGTCAAGTCTTTTGTGGCCAAAGCTTCCAGTAGGAAACTAAACATTTCGTGAGAAATATGAGTGGAatcattgttttcactggtTCTATTGCTTAGTAACCTCAGTCATTGTTTTCAGTGTCTGTGTTTTAAAGTCTGTTAAAATTGGTTCACGTGCTAGTGAATTCATGTATGATATTTGAAAATAGGACAAAGCAGCTTATTCTGCAGAATTCTGGTGCTTTTAAGTCCGTGAGCACAGAGGTGGAGTGAGCGTGTGCacttcagagaagcagcaagtgatGTTTTCCTGACCTTGCATGCTAATCTCTAGGAACTTTATAGCCTCCTCTGAACAACTTGAGCAGTAACCTGTGCTAAACATCAATCAGATTTAAAACCCAATTATTTTCTGGCAGAAATTAAAGTGTGTGGTGCAAACCTTTGTTTTCTTGGTAGAATCAATCTCCAAATGGACCAAGCAACCAACATGCATGTGAAAAGCATGAAAGGCCAAAGACTTCTGGAGGTGGGACGGATGATGCACAAAGTGCGATGCTGATAATAGCTAATCACACTCTCCAGTCCACaagtttttcctttcaaaaaccTCATgcttctgtaattttttttttgtataagCCCTTTTTGTACTCATTTGCAGAGCATTCCCCCTGACAATCAAAATTGTCCTGCTAAATGTCAGGAGGCTTTGTGCAGGCTGCATTCAAATCCGAAGGCAGATACGAACGTTTGTGCATCTGCGCTGCCACTTTTGACAAAAGGCCCAATTATGCCTATCCTGGGAAAGATGGTCTTGGGCAATGCTTAGAAGACAGAATGAAGCATTACATTGTACTTCTGtgaagctctttttttttttcttgagatgAGCAATATAGTTACAGATTATTTCAGTTTTGATCAAGTAGATTATTTATGAGAGGCAAATTCACCACCGTGCTAGGTTATATTAAGATTCAAAAGATGTTAATTGTGGAAGACATGCTAGAATACAGTGACAACAGTATTATGTAGTTCTTTTCAGTGAAGTCATTTATCTTAACATATTTGGGGGGGAAGAATAACAAATGAAAAAATCAATGCTTCCTGCATCTCCACATCAATACATTGTAATGAtttcccccctccactgttacaGCAGCTTCATTACTTCAGTGGAAGTACCTTATATATACACCAGCAAAGTAGCATCTCTGGTAATCAGGTTACATCTGGAGTCTTCCTAACTTGATAAAATTTCCTTCTATATTGCCATTTGTACACGTATAATCCAAAATAAAGCTTTGTCAGTGCTCAGCTTTTAATAATCCTGTTCATAATTAAATATAAATCTGACTAAAACATACTCTTCTACATTAAGGTCTTGTCATAAAAACATTTTGAATATAAACTGTCAATACTCAGTAGAGGGATACTACATATATACACCCGCATGCACTTCTGTTAGTAGCAAGCATTTTGTTCACTGTTTGCACAACTTCACAGTCACATCTTTTTAAAGACAGCCACCACTAGATCAGACTTCAGATTGCTCATTGCTGTCAGGAATGACAGACgtcagggcagcctggcagaagcGATGCAACGTtgacatttttgttttctgctcaATGTAGAGCCGCAGTTTGTCTCTGAAGGTTTCCCCGAGGAAACTGTAAATCAAGGGGTTCAAACAGCTGTTAGAAAAAGCTGCTAGGTTCACAATGTGTCCTGTCAAAGGGTAATCATGTCTGAAGGATGGGCTGCTTGAAGAGGCAGGCTCGCTTTTCTTTTGGAGGAGCTGAACACTAATGAAGACGTTTTCAGGTAGCCAGCAGATAAAGAAAACCAGGACCACGACAAAAATCATTCGCAGAGCCTTTTGTCGCCGCAGCCGAAGACTCCGATGCTTGTGTGCTTTTATAAGGACTCGGACAATTAATGAGTAACAAAGACCGATGATCACAAAGGGGATAATAAACCCCAAGGTGATTTCTAGCCACTGGATTTCTTTTACATCTGCAAAACAGAAATAGACCTCTCCGGTGTGCTGTAAGTGCACGGCCGTAAACGGCACTAGCGCTGCAGAGATGGACGCCATCCATATGAGCCCGCAGCTTAATCTAGCGTGTTGCATAGTACGAAATATGTTGGACCTCATTACTTTGGCCAGTGCTATGTATCTGTCAAAACTCATCCATGtcagaaagaaaatgctgcTATACATGTTGATCTGAAGGAACAGAGACATAAAGGTACAAATGATAGTGATATCGTAGTACTTTTCGTCCAGATTAAAAACCTCAATGAGGGAATCTGCAACTAAAATGAGATCAGCTACTGCGAGATTTACGAAGTAAAGGTCTGGAATGGTCATTTTTTCACGAAAGCTTATGTTGACAACCAGTATCAGAATGTTTCCTACAAAACCAATAGGGAAAAGAAAGATTGTGTAAAGACATGATAAGAAGAGACCGATAACGTATTGTTGGTGTTCTGATTTATCAGCTAGTCTCGAAGACATGCTTTCGTTACACAAGTGGGATCCATTT from Dryobates pubescens isolate bDryPub1 chromosome 4, bDryPub1.pri, whole genome shotgun sequence includes these protein-coding regions:
- the GPER1 gene encoding G-protein coupled estrogen receptor 1; this translates as METYSASIAPAICNSTTFNLNGSHLCNESMSSRLADKSEHQQYVIGLFLSCLYTIFLFPIGFVGNILILVVNISFREKMTIPDLYFVNLAVADLILVADSLIEVFNLDEKYYDITIICTFMSLFLQINMYSSIFFLTWMSFDRYIALAKVMRSNIFRTMQHARLSCGLIWMASISAALVPFTAVHLQHTGEVYFCFADVKEIQWLEITLGFIIPFVIIGLCYSLIVRVLIKAHKHRSLRLRRQKALRMIFVVVLVFFICWLPENVFISVQLLQKKSEPASSSSPSFRHDYPLTGHIVNLAAFSNSCLNPLIYSFLGETFRDKLRLYIEQKTKMSTLHRFCQAALTSVIPDSNEQSEV